Proteins encoded in a region of the Drosophila sechellia strain sech25 chromosome 2L, ASM438219v1, whole genome shotgun sequence genome:
- the LOC6614596 gene encoding non-specific lipid-transfer protein — protein MSKTRVYVVGVGMTKFEKPGRRADVCYPDFAREAITKALQDAGIKYEEVQQAVAGYVYGDSTCGQRAIYEVGMTGIPVYNVNNNCSTGSSALYLAKQIVESGNADCVLALGFEKMERGSLSSKYFDRANPMERHITEMGELTEIGAGPMAAQIFGNAGKEHMKKYGTKPEHFGKIAWKNHKHSVNNPYSQFRDEYTLEQIMKSPQVVEGVLTKLQCCPTSDGSGAAILASEAFVRRHGLEKQAVEIVGMEMASDPASTFADKSLMKIAGTDMTRLATQRLFAKSGYKPQDVQVVELHDCFSANELVTYEALGLCGEGKAGEFIDAGDNTYGGKFVVNPSGGLISKGHPLGATGLAQCAELCWQLRGLAEKRQVPNAQLALQHNLGLGGAVVVALYRLGFPAANSVVRNLTAAGKAATSEDGFKVAPLLKLLEQAMQEDKDNLIEKVRAIYGFKVNNGPNGQTGFWVIDAKQGKGKIVFNGTQKCDVTFIISDDDVFELLTGKLPPQKAFFQGKIKIQGNMGFAMKLMDLQRSAQGRIEELRSKL, from the exons ATGTCGAAGACCCGTGTGTACGTTGTCGGTGTGGGCATGACCAAG TTCGAGAAGCCCGGTCGCCGAGCTGATGTGTGCTACCCGGATTTCGCCAGGGAGGCCATCACAAAAGCTCTCCAGGATGCAGGCATCAAGTACGAGGAAGTGCAGCAGGCGGTTGCCGGCTACGTTTATGGAGACTCCACCTGCGGACAGCGGGCCATCTATGAGGTCGGAATGACCGGCATTCCGGTCTATAACGTCAACAACAACTGCTCCACGGGGTCCAGTGCCCTGTATTTGGCCAAGCAGATCGTGGAGAGCGGAAACGCAGATTGTGTCCTGGCTTTGGGATTCGAAAAGATGGAGCGTGGATCCCTGTCCTCCAAG TACTTTGATCGCGCCAATCCCATGGAGCGCCACATCACCGAGATGGGTGAGCTGACCGAGATCGGAGCTGGTCCAATGGCCGCCCAGATCTTCGGCAACGCCGGCAAGGAGCACATGAAGAAGTATGGCACTAAGCCAGAGCATTTCGGCAAGATCGCTTGGAAGAACCACAAGCACTCCGTCAATAATCC CTACTCGCAGTTCCGCGATGAATACACCCTGGAGCAGATTATGAAGTCGCCCCAGGTTGTGGAGGGAGTACTGACCAAGCTGCAGTGCTGTCCCACTTCCGATGGATCTGGAGCTGCCATTCTCGCTTCCGAGGCCTTCGTGCGTCGCCACGGATTGGAAAAGCAAGCTGTGGAGATTGTGGGCATGGAGATGGCCAGCGACCCAGCGTCAACCTTTGCCGACAAGAGCCTGATGAAGATTGCTGGAACCGATATGACCCGTCTGGCCACCCAGCGTCTGTTCGCCAAGAGTGGGTACAAGCCCCAGGATGTGCAGGTGGTGGAACTGCACGATTGCTTCTCGGCCAACGAGTTGGTCACGTATGAGGCACTTGGACTGTGTGGAGAGGGCAAGGCCGGCGAGTTCATCGACGCTGGAGACAACACCTATGGTGGCAAGTTCGTGGTCAACCCAAGTGGTGGTCTGATTTCGAAGGGCCATCCTCTGGGCGCCACGGGCTTGGCTCAATGTGCTGAGCTCTGCTGGCAGCTCCGTGGACTGGCTGAGAAGCGCCAGGTGCCCAATGCTCAATTGGCTTTGCAGCACAATCTGGGACTGGGTGGTGCCGTTGTGGTAGCTTTGTATCGTCTGGGTTTCCCAGCTGCCAACAGCGTGGTTCGCAATCTGACCGCTGCGGGCAAGGCCGCTACCAGTGAGGATGGCTTTAAGGTTGCACCCCTGCTGAAACTATTGGAGCAGGCCATGCAGGAGGATAAGGACAATCTGATCGAAAAGGTGCGCGCCATTTACGGCTTTAAAGTCAACAACGGACCCAATGGACAGACCGGTTTCTGGGTAATTGATGCCAAGCAGGGCAAGGGAAAGATCGTCTTCAATGGAACAC AAAAATGTGACGTTACCTTTATCATTAGCGACGATGATGTCTTTGAGCTGCTAACAGGAAAGCTGCCACCGCAGAAGGCCTTTTTCCAGGGCAAGATCAAGATCCAGGGCAACATGGGCTTTGCCATGAAACTGATGGACCTGCAGCGATCCGCCCAAGGCAGGATCGAGGAGCTGCGCTCCAAGCTATAG